In Aedes albopictus strain Foshan chromosome 3, AalbF5, whole genome shotgun sequence, the following are encoded in one genomic region:
- the LOC109407386 gene encoding hsp70-binding protein 1 isoform X2, with product MASGGNHPDQPRQPRNLQGLLKFAMEATKSEDAPHDSHFEPMDEERRRFLEEALKSLTLDVVEEIEKAMKTLMDPDKAEEDKADAIEIIIDFVQDIDAANDFFKVGGFVIIQPGLNSSNTDVRSGTLRLVAELSQNNPFCQQQLLQSNTLPQIIELLSDEPPVATQAMHAISCMVRHHEPSLAAFIDMGGLECILGCIQTDNEKLRIKSSFLMANLCTELAAVRDEFIKLNAVERVVAAIRPSKQFEPKLETALSTLNVLTESDEGVRRCQDSSLQLKDKLELILKLNHGKDECLIEYANTLLKRCFSDDNCSTDR from the exons ATGGCCAGTGGAGGAAATCATCCGGATCAACCACGGCAGCCCCGTAACCTACAG GGCCTGCTAAAATTCGCCATGGAAGCTACCAAATCGGAAGATGCTCCACACGATTCACATTTTGAACCAATGGACGAAGAGCGGCGTCGGTTCCTGGAAGAAGCCCTTAAATCGCTCACGCTGGACGTGGTGGAAGAGATTGAAAAAGCAATGAAAACACTCATGGATCCGGACAAGGCTGAAGAAGATAAGGCGGATGCTATTGAGATTATAATCGATTTCGTTCAGGATATTGATGCTGCCAATG ACTTCTTCAAAGTGGGTGGATTCGTCATCATCCAGCCCGGGCTCAACTCGTCGAACACCGATGTCCGCAGCGGAACGCTTCGCCTGGTCGCAGAGCTTTCGCAAAACAACCCGTTCTGCCAGCAGCAGCTTCTACAGTCCAATACACTTCCCCAGATAATCGAACTACTCTCGGACGAACCGCCGGTGGCCACTCAAGCCATGCACGCCATCTCCTGTATGGTCCGACACCACGAACCATCGCTGGCGGCTTTCATAGACATGGGAGGCCTCGAGTGCATTCTGGGTTGCATTCAGACCGATAACGAAAAACTGCGCATCAAATCGTCGTTCCTGATGGCCAATCTGTGTACGGAGCTGGCGGCCGTGCGGGATGAGTTCATCAAGTTGAATGCTGTAGAGCGGGTGGTGGCCGCCATTCGGCCATCGAAACAATTTGAACCCAAACTGGAGACTGCTCTGTCGACGTTGAACGTACTAACCGAAAGCGACGAAGGCGTTCGTCGGTGTCAGGATTCTAGTTTGCAGCTGAAAGATAAGTTGGAACTGATTTTGAAGTTGAACCACGGGAAGGACGAATGCTTG aTTGAATATGCGAATACATTATTGAAGCGATGTTTTTCCGATGATAATTGTAGCACCGATCGATAA
- the LOC109407386 gene encoding hsp70-binding protein 1 isoform X1 — MASGGNHPDQPRQPRNLQGLLKFAMEATKSEDAPHDSHFEPMDEERRRFLEEALKSLTLDVVEEIEKAMKTLMDPDKAEEDKADAIEIIIDFVQDIDAANDFFKVGGFVIIQPGLNSSNTDVRSGTLRLVAELSQNNPFCQQQLLQSNTLPQIIELLSDEPPVATQAMHAISCMVRHHEPSLAAFIDMGGLECILGCIQTDNEKLRIKSSFLMANLCTELAAVRDEFIKLNAVERVVAAIRPSKQFEPKLETALSTLNVLTESDEGVRRCQDSSLQLKDKLELILKLNHGKDECLEQIEYANTLLKRCFSDDNCSTDR; from the exons ATGGCCAGTGGAGGAAATCATCCGGATCAACCACGGCAGCCCCGTAACCTACAG GGCCTGCTAAAATTCGCCATGGAAGCTACCAAATCGGAAGATGCTCCACACGATTCACATTTTGAACCAATGGACGAAGAGCGGCGTCGGTTCCTGGAAGAAGCCCTTAAATCGCTCACGCTGGACGTGGTGGAAGAGATTGAAAAAGCAATGAAAACACTCATGGATCCGGACAAGGCTGAAGAAGATAAGGCGGATGCTATTGAGATTATAATCGATTTCGTTCAGGATATTGATGCTGCCAATG ACTTCTTCAAAGTGGGTGGATTCGTCATCATCCAGCCCGGGCTCAACTCGTCGAACACCGATGTCCGCAGCGGAACGCTTCGCCTGGTCGCAGAGCTTTCGCAAAACAACCCGTTCTGCCAGCAGCAGCTTCTACAGTCCAATACACTTCCCCAGATAATCGAACTACTCTCGGACGAACCGCCGGTGGCCACTCAAGCCATGCACGCCATCTCCTGTATGGTCCGACACCACGAACCATCGCTGGCGGCTTTCATAGACATGGGAGGCCTCGAGTGCATTCTGGGTTGCATTCAGACCGATAACGAAAAACTGCGCATCAAATCGTCGTTCCTGATGGCCAATCTGTGTACGGAGCTGGCGGCCGTGCGGGATGAGTTCATCAAGTTGAATGCTGTAGAGCGGGTGGTGGCCGCCATTCGGCCATCGAAACAATTTGAACCCAAACTGGAGACTGCTCTGTCGACGTTGAACGTACTAACCGAAAGCGACGAAGGCGTTCGTCGGTGTCAGGATTCTAGTTTGCAGCTGAAAGATAAGTTGGAACTGATTTTGAAGTTGAACCACGGGAAGGACGAATGCTTG gaacagaTTGAATATGCGAATACATTATTGAAGCGATGTTTTTCCGATGATAATTGTAGCACCGATCGATAA